Proteins from one Bufo gargarizans isolate SCDJY-AF-19 chromosome 8, ASM1485885v1, whole genome shotgun sequence genomic window:
- the LOC122944805 gene encoding sterol 26-hydroxylase, mitochondrial-like isoform X1 has product MILSSPQIFKGRISLALQACRVRIPQDRGLHGAAAAGTAEGDKKMKTFDDLPGPSLLTNLYWFFIRGYLLHTHDLQIKYKHYGPMFRSVIGRYKMVTITDPEILEVLLRQEGKYPMRSEMDVWKDHRNLRSLSYGPLTEEGHRWHNLRTALNKKMLKPSEAKMYAGSINEVVSDLIERIRDLRRESPSGNTVNDIANVFYRFAFEGVSYIVFETRIGCMSKRIPLETQKFIDSIGFMLKNSVYVTYLPPWTRKVLPYWKRYIEGWDNIFDFGKKLVDKKMSEIQARLESGAQVQGEYLTHLLSSGNLSLPEVYGSVCELLLAGVDTTSNTLSWSLYHLAQDPELQQFLHEEVAQAVPGGRIPTADDIPQMPLLRAVIKETLRLYPVVPVNGRIITEKEVTIGDYQFPKNTLFVLNHYAMSRDEKNFEQPERFLPQRWWRGGSMKHHPFSSIPFGFGIRACVGRRIAELEMHLALARIIKMFEVHYNSQGEEIKPMARIVLVPSKPINLEFVER; this is encoded by the exons ATGATCCTCTCTTCACCCCAAATCTTCAAGGGCAGGATCAGTCTAGCGCTGCAGGCATGCAGGGTAAGGATCCCGCAGGACAGAGGCTTACATGGGGCTGCAGCAGCTGGAACAGCAGAGGGGGACAAGAAGATGAAGACCTTTGATGATTTGCCTGGACCTTCCCTGCTCACCAACCTCTACTGGTTCTTCATCAGGGGCTACCTGCTCCACACTCATGATCTACAG ATAAAGTACAAACACTATGGACCAATGTTCAGATCTGTCATCGGCCGTTATAAGATGGTGACTATAACGGACCCAGAGATTTTGGAGGTTCTGCTGAGACAAGAGGGGAAATATCCCATGAGGAGCGAGATGGACGTTTGGAAGGATCATCGTAACCTGAGGAGTTTGTCCTATGGCCCCTTAACAGA GGAAGGACACAGGTGGCACAACCTTCGGACAGCCCTCAATAAAAAGATGTTAAAGCCATCAGAAGCCAAAATGTATGCCGGGAGTATCAACGAAGTGGTGTCTGACCTGATAGAGAGAATTAGGGATCTGCGCAGAGAGAGCCCATCTGGAAACACAGTCAATGACATTGCAAATGTTTTCTACAGATTTGCTTTTGAAG GGGTGTCTTATATTGTGTTTGAGACTCGGATTGGCTGCATGAGCAAACGGATTCCTCTCGAGACCCAGAAATTTATCGACTCCATTGGCTTTATGCTCAAGAATTCGGTATATGTCACCTACCTGCCGCCATGGACAAGGAAGGTTCTGCCATACTGGAAGCGCTACATAGAGGGCTGGGACAATATCTTTGATTTTG GTAAGAAGCTGGTGGATAAGAAGATGAGTGAGATCCAGGCGCGGCTGGAGAGCGGGGCGCAGGTGCAGGGCGAATACCTGACCCACCTGTTATCTAGCGGTAACCTCAGTCTCCCGGAGGTGTACGGCAGCGTGTGCGAGCTGCTGCTGGCCGGCGTCGACACC ACGTCCAACACTTTATCCTGGTCTCTGTATCACCTGGCACAAGACCCAGAGCTCCAACAGTTCCTGCACGAGGAGGTAGCGCAGGCGGTTCCAGGGGGTCGTATCCCCACAGCAGACGATATCCCCCAGATGCCCTTACTGAGGGCTGTGAtcaaagagaccctgag GCTGTACCCGGTCGTGCCAGTCAATGGCAGGATTATAACTGAGAAGGAAGTAACAATTGGAGATTATCAATTTCCCAAAAAT ACTCTCTTTGTTCTGAACCACTATGCCATGTCCCGGGATGAGAAGAACTTTGAGCAGCCAGAGAGGTTCCTACCCCAACGATGGTGGCGCGGTGGAAGTATGAAGCACCACCCGTTCAGCTCCATTCCATTTGGCTTTGGGATCCGAGCCTGCGTTGGCAGGAGGATTGCTGAGCTGGAGATGCACTTGGCCTTAGCGCGG ATAATTAAGATGTTTGAGGTTCACTACAACTCCCAAGGGGAGGAAATAAAACCAATGGCAAGAATTGTTCTTGTGCCCAGCAAACCCATTAATCTGGAGTTCGTGGAGAGATGA
- the LOC122944805 gene encoding sterol 26-hydroxylase, mitochondrial-like isoform X2: MILSSPQIFKGRISLALQACRVRIPQDRGLHGAAAAGTAEGDKKMKTFDDLPGPSLLTNLYWFFIRGYLLHTHDLQIKYKHYGPMFRSVIGRYKMVTITDPEILEVLLRQEGKYPMRSEMDVWKDHRNLRSLSYGPLTEEGHRWHNLRTALNKKMLKPSEAKMYAGSINEVVSDLIERIRDLRRESPSGNTVNDIANVFYRFAFEGVSYIVFETRIGCMSKRIPLETQKFIDSIGFMLKNSVYVTYLPPWTRKVLPYWKRYIEGWDNIFDFGKKLVDKKMSEIQARLESGAQVQGEYLTHLLSSGNLSLPEVYGSVCELLLAGVDTTSNTLSWSLYHLAQDPELQQFLHEEVAQAVPGGRIPTADDIPQMPLLRAVIKETLRLYPVVPVNGRIITEKEVTIGDYQFPKNRCLAAGPPEIG, translated from the exons ATGATCCTCTCTTCACCCCAAATCTTCAAGGGCAGGATCAGTCTAGCGCTGCAGGCATGCAGGGTAAGGATCCCGCAGGACAGAGGCTTACATGGGGCTGCAGCAGCTGGAACAGCAGAGGGGGACAAGAAGATGAAGACCTTTGATGATTTGCCTGGACCTTCCCTGCTCACCAACCTCTACTGGTTCTTCATCAGGGGCTACCTGCTCCACACTCATGATCTACAG ATAAAGTACAAACACTATGGACCAATGTTCAGATCTGTCATCGGCCGTTATAAGATGGTGACTATAACGGACCCAGAGATTTTGGAGGTTCTGCTGAGACAAGAGGGGAAATATCCCATGAGGAGCGAGATGGACGTTTGGAAGGATCATCGTAACCTGAGGAGTTTGTCCTATGGCCCCTTAACAGA GGAAGGACACAGGTGGCACAACCTTCGGACAGCCCTCAATAAAAAGATGTTAAAGCCATCAGAAGCCAAAATGTATGCCGGGAGTATCAACGAAGTGGTGTCTGACCTGATAGAGAGAATTAGGGATCTGCGCAGAGAGAGCCCATCTGGAAACACAGTCAATGACATTGCAAATGTTTTCTACAGATTTGCTTTTGAAG GGGTGTCTTATATTGTGTTTGAGACTCGGATTGGCTGCATGAGCAAACGGATTCCTCTCGAGACCCAGAAATTTATCGACTCCATTGGCTTTATGCTCAAGAATTCGGTATATGTCACCTACCTGCCGCCATGGACAAGGAAGGTTCTGCCATACTGGAAGCGCTACATAGAGGGCTGGGACAATATCTTTGATTTTG GTAAGAAGCTGGTGGATAAGAAGATGAGTGAGATCCAGGCGCGGCTGGAGAGCGGGGCGCAGGTGCAGGGCGAATACCTGACCCACCTGTTATCTAGCGGTAACCTCAGTCTCCCGGAGGTGTACGGCAGCGTGTGCGAGCTGCTGCTGGCCGGCGTCGACACC ACGTCCAACACTTTATCCTGGTCTCTGTATCACCTGGCACAAGACCCAGAGCTCCAACAGTTCCTGCACGAGGAGGTAGCGCAGGCGGTTCCAGGGGGTCGTATCCCCACAGCAGACGATATCCCCCAGATGCCCTTACTGAGGGCTGTGAtcaaagagaccctgag GCTGTACCCGGTCGTGCCAGTCAATGGCAGGATTATAACTGAGAAGGAAGTAACAATTGGAGATTATCAATTTCCCAAAAAT AGGTGCCTGGCAGCGGGACCCCCAGAAATCGGTTGA